AAGAAAATCATGTTAAACAAGCATTATCCGGCATAAATTCCGAAGAAAGAAAAAGCAACACCAATGCACTGGAAGACCAAATTCACCTCACTGAAAAAGATGCAATAATCAATGCTTTGGAGTCCTGTAACGGCAACAAGGCACAGGCCGCAAAACTACTAGGGATTCACCGGACCACCCTCTACCAGAAAATGAAAAAGTTAAATATGTAAGATCCTAAATGAAAGAAGCCCGAAATTTTCGGGCTTCTTTCATTCTTACAATATATCTACTATAAACTCTGTCTTTCCTGGCGGAACTCTTCGGCTATTTTCGCGATCACTTTCTTCTCAATTCGGAAAACGTAGGATCGGGAGATGCCAAGGGATTTGGCGATTTCCTTTTGGGTTTTGCGCCGGCCCATGGGCAGGCCAAAGCGCATGGCCAGGACGGTGCGTTCGCGGAGTTTTAGCTTTGTTGCCAAAGCGGCAAACAGACTACAAATTTCTTAATAAAAGCTATGGTCATTAGTCTCCAACAATAATGGCGGCACTCAGACAGCTAAGTGATACTATCATGCAAAAAAGAAACAGCTTCCGGTTAAAGTCTTTAATATTTTCTTTTTCTTTATTTGTAATTCTTTTAGTT
This region of Dethiobacter alkaliphilus AHT 1 genomic DNA includes:
- a CDS encoding sigma factor-like helix-turn-helix DNA-binding protein, whose amino-acid sequence is MATKLKLRERTVLAMRFGLPMGRRKTQKEIAKSLGISRSYVFRIEKKVIAKIAEEFRQERQSL